tgTTTCCACATTGTGActgcctcaacttttgccggatctACGGCAATTCCATCTTTAGAAACCTTATGTCCTAGAAAAGATATCTcttccagccaaaactcgcacttactgaaTTTGGCATACCACTTATGCTCTCTTAATATCTGTAAAACCATCTCCAAGTGCTTAACATGTTCCTCTCGAGTCTTAGAatatatcaaaatatcatcGATGAAAATCACTACGAACTGATCCAGATACTTCTTAAAAACTCGCTGCATCAAATCCATGAAAGCAACTGGTGCAttagttaatccaaatggcatgactgcaaattcaaaatgtccgtatcttgtattaaaagcagttttgggtatgtcttccttcttaattttcAATTGGTAATACCCTTGCCTCAAGTCCAGTTTAGAGAAAACTACAGATCCTTGCAGCTGATCAAATAAACTATCGATCAAAGGTAgagggtatttgttcttaattgTAATCTCGTTTAACCCTCGGTAATCGATACATAACCTCAAGCTTCCGTCATTTTTCTTGACAAATAGAACGGGTGCGCCCCATGGTGAGTCACTTTCTCTATCGAAAACTTTCTCCAGTAGGTCCTGCAGTTGAATTTTCAACTCTTTTAGCTCTGCAGGAGAcattcggtacggagtcttaGAAATCGGAGCCGTTCCCGGCACCAAATCAATCTTGAACTTCACTTCTCTCTCCGGCGGTAATGTTTTTAGTTCTTCGGGAAAAATATCAGAAAATTCCCGTACCACTGGTACATCTTCTAACTTCACTTGGTCACAGGGAGCGTTAATCAGaaaagctaagaaaccttgcgctcctttataCAACATTTTTCTTGCCCGAATTTCCGAAATCATGGCAGTTGATGCTAACCTACCtttcacatccaatttcaaGGTTGCTTCCCCAGGAATccaaaattctaccacttttgcCCTACAGTCAAACTTagcatggtaatgagctagGAAATCCATTCCTATGATAACATCATACCCTTTTATGTCCAAACTGACTAGGTCTACTAGCATCTTACGCTCTCCAACCCAGAATTCGTAGTTCTTATCGGCCAGGCTAGTGATTATACTCTTATTACCCATaggtgtcctaacttcaagatcgaAGGGTAATTTAACAGATTGCACATCAATTCCGGACATAAAAGTTGGattcacaaatgaatgagttgcaTCAGGATCAATTACTACTCTAGCTAATCGATGAAAAATTGGAAGAGTACCTTCCACAACttccgaggaatcaggtacaGGTTGGTCATTTATAGCGTACACCCTGGCCGGAACTTTCGGCCTATTTCCTCCAGAATTGACTGGTGTAGCATTCAGGGTACCACCATCTTGCATTTTTGGGCAACCCGAAATTTGGTGCTCACTGCTTCCGCACTTCAAGcacttttcttgtttcttccAGCAAACGTCCTCAGTATGGCCAATTTTCTTGCAATACGCGCAAGTCACCTGGGAAATTATCGTACGACCTCCTTGCGAGACATTTCTAGGTTGACCCCTTCCAGTTGGTCCCCCTCTAGCTCCATTATCTCTTCCCCCTGCACTTCTTGTCCCAGTTCCTCTCGCTAGAGCGCCTCGTGATATTCCAGGACTATTCATTCCACCCGTTCCTCGACCCATTTTGGCCGGTGGAGTACTTCCATAAGTTGGCTCCCGACTGCTACTAGGGGCAAATCTTTTCTTAGCCTGAAAGGATTTTACTTGGGCTCTGGCTACTTCAACCCTTTGGGCTCTCTCGACAGCATTGGCAAATGTGTCCAGTCGAACGGCAGCTAAACCTTCCTGAATTTCCACATTTAgtccctgcacaaacctccttaCACGCCCTCGTTCTgtggctaccaattcaggagcaaaacggGACAATTTCGTGAATTAGacctcatattcggcgacactcatcgCCCCTTGCCTACATTTGATGAAGtcgtcctctcttttctcctggaTGAGAGGTGGAAGAAACTCGGCgttgaactcccttgtgaagtttGCCCAGGTTCTGGGAGTATGATTCCTGTCCCAGTTAACCCTGACCAGGTTCCACCAGGAgcgagcagctccctcaaactggaatgcAGCGAAAGTCACTTGTCTTTCTTCCGCATTGTTTAAGGCTGCGAAAATGTCGGAGATTCTCTCCCACCAGCCTTCGGCTACCTCCGGTTCAGGTCCTCCATAGAACTTGGGAGGTCCGAACTTCAAAAATCTCTCCAGTGCCCGATCCTCAGTATCGGCTGGGCCTCCTTGGTGACGTACTTGTCCAGAGGCTTGGTGCTCAGTCAAGCGTTGTAGGACATCAGTGATTCGATTAATTGCGGTGGCCACTTGGTCTTGATTGACCTCAAGTTCCCTATCACCACCCTCCTCGGGGGGTTGTCTAGTTCGCCCCTACCTATCACTTGTCGATCCATGACCTAGTTATGCCTATTATTGAGAAATAAGGCAATTAGGCGAGAATATTATTTGTTATTAGTTTTCTCTTTGTaaataaaatcaaatcaaaattgagaagaagaagaataagatGCTTAATATATATTCCACGTGAGAGTCATACAATAACGGTTGGGACACTTTCCAAAAGTAAGGCACATGAGTTTAacaaaaatacatacaaataatcccttaaacaaaaaaattaggGATGGGTGCCTCAAACGTAAGTCATCCAACTAGACAAAATTTGATGACCTAACAAATGTCCCACTTTCTATCCCTACATATCTCGTACTATCAAGTCAGACCTAAcctaaccctcagcagggctaCCAGGAGCAacgtcctcctccggatcctcctcctggTCCTCCTCGCCACTCGCCTGAGCATTACCCTGAAGAATACTCGTGGCCTCATCCATCATCATAGTGGCGTCAGCCCTAATACCAACACTCCTATCACGTATCCCCTCAACTAATCGAGTCACCCGAGACCTCTGTCGCTCAATCTCCACACGAGCAGCCTCCAACCTAGCATGCTCAGCCGCTAGCCTCATCTCTAAGTCGGCTATACGGTCGAACTGGGTGTCAACCATGATGCTCAACTCCTCAGCATCTTGGGTCAAGGTATGATTAGCGTCCCACAACTGGCGGCGCTCATCGTCCAAAGATTGCACTAACTCATTAGGGTAAGCGTAAGTAGCTCTACACTGGCATCGAGGATACCTATCAGCTGGTGTATACCGCACATGAGCTCATCCACCTCGTGGCCTATATGAGATGGATCTAAGCGGCTCTACGTGTCCATTAGTCACTCCATCACCATTAGCATGTCCATTTCTGTTTTCCATACCTGCCAAAGAATCAAAACCCAAAGGTTAAAACTTAAATAGCTAACTGGTTCAGATATCACTTAAGACATATCTAATGGTCTCATTTCTTACTTCTAGAAaggattagggtttctaacatATCTAATATGTCTTTCATataacttttctaacctagactctgataccacctgtggcgatcccactttcccctaaggcgaaccagagggtttgcaggccgtctgcctagctctcgccaggactcatgcaagaaatctagcccaaatcctttCTAAAGTATAGCCTAAGCTATTACAATATTGATCCACCAAAAATAGACCAATAACCaagaccacattaacttcagagataacagcactTTAAGATAGCGACTCGTCGATTCTTAAATATTTTACGCGTTACAACCCACGGAATAAAGTCAAACAAATCCCATTTAACAAATTTATACCAGCCAGATACATTCTTACAAGCCAAGTAACAAAAccagggtttgcacttttccagcttcaaatAGCAACCCAAAACAAAGTTACACTGTTTAATTCGAATTACATTCATAACCGGTAAAGTAGATTTCAGATCTTTCTCACATGccaagacctgtcaaggaaaacaaaataacgtggggtgagccaaagctcagtggtgccccaaaacatgcaatcacataaaacaAATAGCAAGTATTAACTTCAATTAAAgtaaacaattaggaaagcgtttaacagcacaagaaaggatacagggctctcaagagccatttCCCCACGAGCTTGATCAAAATTCCGTAgtcgaccctccgtcaactttcactacctaaggTCCGTCTAgatctttttattatttttttttttcttaactccAACCACCAATCTTACCCCtgtaccgggcccgcacgccaagcatgaaagtggtaatactcgagtataccttagactggtcgagggattcacccaacgacgttacgtccaacacttatagactggtcgagggattcacccaaccactttacgtccaacacttatagactggtccagggattcacccaacgactttacgtccaacacttatagcaaACGCAAGCTAAATATTCACGAAAAATACTTCaaacaagtcaccactcgaaaggctagtgtgataagtatacactgctcacttcgatggatcagcaaTCATTTTTTCAATTATCGCATATCGAGTCacgaaagcactttaaccaaataagcatagaacaagcagggacactcaccaagagtgaagctcaaaagtcaagctgggaatcaaaATCCGCGTCCTcgttaaaccctagaaaaccaagttttaaagACTATAAGTGTTCTATACAAGTTCTAGGTTTTCGTGTATCAAAGATTATCTAGCGTATAactagtttactttctcaaAATAAATCGACAATTCCACTTAGAATTAAAACTGGTAGAAGTAGTAAATTATTTCATatagttttcaaaaaaaaagatacttttctttctaaCGGAGTAGCTAGAACTAATTTACTTGAAGTaaggtttcttgccgaacaagtttcaTACgtcttttcctttaaaattaTCCGAATCTCGTATCTTTGGCAAGTTTCTCTAAAGTAACTGGTCGGGACAATTTTTAAAGAAATCTAAGGTCTAAAACTTGTGTAACTATTTCCTAAAAATAATAAGGTTAGTTTAAGTCGAAGAAAGAAATACTAGTTGGCAAGGTTTTAAGAAAAAATCCCGGCACCCGGATTTCTAGCATTACCGTACTATACTAAAGTTTATAGTTCAATACTAGGCGAAATATATTCACGTAGCTTGATTTAAAAATACTCAAGTCCAcaggaccaaaacggacttcacgattccaacTCACACGCACATTATACCCCAGTTGGCCAATACAACAAAATTACATTTCAGTCagcaatttcactagggcttcgtcaatcattagccctaggtctcaataaattcatttcacatcagaatttaaacaaaaataagtccaaggcttcatcaatcattagctcttggcatcCAACAATTTCTTATTATCACGACTCAACTAAAATGCAACTGTTAAAAGTCGCTAACATGTACATGAACACAGGGACCAGATTGATACAACGTCTTACCCAAGATTTCAACCAATAATCTCTTCATTATGCCCTCAAATCTAACTTGCATGTTAAAACTCAGGTATTATATAGCGAATCAAACTTTAGTGTAACAATTTGGAACCCAAAATTCGTAAGGAAAACTAGAAAATTCACCATGCCTTTCCTCGGCCGAAACTGGAAAAATTTCAACAGCTTAGTTTTAACATTTCCGGCCAACATATCAAGAGCTTCACATCTAGGTATTTAGCAAGACTTAGAACAACATATTTTATGCATTTCCAAACGTTATTCGCCACAGAAGATTTCCAGaacaagctgaaatttccagTTTCACTCCCTCGGCAAAAATCAGAAACTTTTCCAGCATTTGCTCGGTCACAATCCAAATTTTTCCTTCGGCTAAAACCTTGTATTTTGCACTCAAATCTCACATGCACAACTACTGAACTAATTAGCTATCATTTCCAGTCCAAAATCAGTTCGGGCAACAACAATATTCATCCATAATTCCAGAATTTTGCGCAACTActctcggatgagcttgcatgCAGCAGGTTTCTGTTTCATTCTTATTTCCTGGCTTAATCGAACTAATTAAcctcatgcaagacttaataatcttgtttttagtaagttAATCACATCTATCGGCTCAGATTATCCCAAGAATGCAAATTAAAAGCTGCATTTCCTGAACAAGCTCTCGGTAAACCCATTTTTTTTccacaaatcagatttttcaTTGTCTTAGCTTGTCATCTGAAGGTACAATATCACATGCATGTCCATAACCAGCCTAATCTACCTCTGATCAACGCATCTCAGTCCAGAAAATTACCTCAAATCGAAGCTCACTCACGCGACAGGCACTGAAattttctctcctctcggctCGCTCGCTAACAGGAGGTGCGGGTCCTGGTTGCGGTTGGTGCAGCTGTGGTTTTGATGGCTGGAGTTGATGAAGGTGGTGATGATCAGCAGCTCACACGACTTCcacttgctctctctctctctctctagaaCGGAAAGGTTGCTGCACTCACGCggcttcctttcttttctttcctctcgacTTGCAGAGTATGGAATGCAACTCCCTCTCTCGCACTTCGTCGATGATAACAAGGCAAAGGAAATGTTGTTGTGAGTTGAGGTGGTGGAATGGAAATGAGTTGCGGATGAGGGAGGTGGAGTGTTTGAGAGGATAAAAGGAAATGCAGTCCGGCAGAGAATGGAAATGTTCTGATTTGAAGAGTGGCCAATGGAGCTCGGATGGTTGCATGGTAATTTTCCGAAATTGTGGAGGCTACtttagtcttttcacatttcctccGAATTTCCACCTAAGACCTCAATTCTaatctaattccaaaatttacccCAAGTGTAATTTGAATGCCTAATAATATACTAATCTTGCAGAAATTCGATTATCGAGATTCTTAACGTCCTAAGTATACCCCGTGTACCTGTAACGGT
The genomic region above belongs to Coffea eugenioides isolate CCC68of unplaced genomic scaffold, Ceug_1.0 ScVebR1_1581;HRSCAF=2456, whole genome shotgun sequence and contains:
- the LOC113755566 gene encoding uncharacterized protein LOC113755566, translated to MYLAGMENRNGHANGDGVTNGHCRATYAYPNELVQSLDDERRQLWDANHTLTQDAEELSIMVDTQFDRIADLEMRLAAEHARLEAARVEIERQRSRVTRLVEGIRDRSVGIRADATMMMDEATSILQGNAQASGEEDQEEDPEEDVAPGSPAEASGQVRHQGGPADTEDRALERFLKFGPPKFYGGPEPEVAEGWWERISDIFAALNNAEERQVTFAAFQFEGAARSWWNLVRVNWDRNHTPRTWANFTREFNAEFLPPLIQEKREDDFIKSTERGRVRRFVQGLNVEIQEGLAAVRLDTFANAVERAQRVEVARAQVKSFQAKKRFAPSSSREPTYGSTPPAKMGRGTGGMNSPGISRGALARGTGTRSAGGRDNGARGGPTGRGQPRNVSQGGRTIISQVTCAYCKKIGHTEDVCWKKQEKCLKCGSSEHQISGCPKMQDGGTLNATPVNSGGNRPKVPARVYAINDQPVPDSSEVVEGTLPIFHRLARVVIDPDATHSFVNPTFMSGIDVQSVKLPFDLEVRTPMGNKSIITSLADKNYEFWVGERKMLVDLVSLDIKGYDVIIGMDFLAHYHAKFDCRAKVVEFWIPGEATLKLDVKGRLASTAMISEIRARKMLYKGAQGFLAFLINAPCDQVKLEDVPVVREFSDIFPEELKTLPPEREVKFKIDLVPGTAPISKTPYRMSPAELKELKIQLQDLLEKVFDRESDSPWGAPVLFVKKNDGSLRLCIDYRGLNEITIKNKYPLPLIDSLFDQLQGSRVFKKYLDQFVVIFIDDILIYSKTREEHVKHLEMVLQILREHKWYAKFSKCEFWLEEISFLGHKVSKDGIAVDPAKVEAVTMWKQPETPTEVRSFLGLAGYYRRFIKDFSKIAGPMAELTKKGNKFIWTPKCESSFQELKRRLTSATVLALPDGVEGYVVYSDASREGLGCVLMQKGK